ACTGATCCGGATAGCTTGCTTCCCAACCGCCGAGTCCGACAAGTGTGAGTGACTTTTTCGCTTTTGCCTCACGCTCGGCCTTTGGCATCCCTTGAATCTCCAAACCGTACTCCGCATTTTCAAGTACTGTCCTGTGAGGGAACAAGGCGAACTTTTGAAATACCATCCCCAGCTTCTTTCTTCTTACTTCCTGTAACTGCTCGGTGTTCATACTGACGATATCCGTACCGTCAATCAGGATCTTGCCTTCTGTAGGTTCAATCAACCGGTTCAATAATCGAACCAAGGTCGACTTCCCGCTTCCCGAAAGCCCCATGATGACGAAAATTTCGCCTGCATGCACCTCAAAACTCGCTTGATTCACCCCAAGGGTAAGACCCGTTTCCTTCAAGATTTCTTGCTTGGTCTTCCCCTGCTTCACCTGGGACAATGCGCGTTGGGGTTGGCGTCCAAAGATTTTGGTCAAATTCTCTACTTTGATCTTGGGCATATGGTCACCTCCAACTATTACGCCCGGCATCCGGACTGTTCTTTACCCTTACAATTGTAACCAGCCATTTTTTTTACCTCAAACTGGGTGAGGCATGATAATCCGTCATTTTCAGCGTTCAGAAAAAACTTTACGTACTTTACTTCCTGTATTCTCAGTTTATCGCGTATATACTGTACAATATCTCCATTTACTTTTTGCAGTTGGAGACGTACAATTCTAGTCAGGTTACTATGATAGAGGAGCTGCTTTTTTCAAAATGGATACCAATCAGGAAAAAATCCTCGAAAAAGCTCAGGAACGCGTGATTGAAACGCTGGCTCGCAACATGGATCTGTATGGAATCACCATGTCAACGGGACTGCTGTATGGCACATTGCTCTTTCAGGACAAATCAATGACACTCGATGAGATGGGCGAAGCACTGGGCATGAGTAAAACCAGCATGAGCACTGGCGTCCGCACATTGATGGACTTAAATATGGTAGAAAAGATATGGAAAAAAGGGACACGGAAGGATCATTACGAGGTCAATCTGGATTGGTACCAGAACTTCATTGACCTCTTTTCCGTGAAGTGGCGTCACGCCTGTGAACATAATGCACACGCCTTGAAAAAGTCGCTCCTTGAGCTTCGCGCGCTCCAGCAATCCGAAGAGCTTTCCGAAGAAGTCAGCGAGCGTGTGGACCTCAGTATCAAGCGCATTGAAAATGGGTTGGAGTATTATCTGTGGCTGTCCCGTTTGATCGACTCCTTCGAATCACATGATATCTTTCAGTTTGTACCGAAAAAGGAAAATGAATCATAAGAAGTACACAATCGAAAAAGACTCGTTCCTGACAATAGGAACGAGTCTTTTTATGGTACAATTATCCAGAGCAAATTCACGCTCTTCTATGATGAAAGGAGTGGTCAGTTATGAAAAAGGACAAGAATCAACGTTCTTATAAAGCTGTGCGTGTACCAAACAACACAAAAGGGGAACACCAACACTAACCCCCTTTCACCTAGGAGGAAATGAATTGATTCGGAAAACAGCTCTACTGATTATTGATGCGCAAGTAGGTATTATCGAAGGGCAACTTGGTCCTGTTTTTCAGCCGTCTACACTTGTCCAAACATTAAAAAAAGTAAGAGAAGACGCCTATAGCAAGGGTATTCCTGTGCTGTACGTTCAGGATGCGGATGTCGGGGAAGTCGGTTCAGACGACTTTGCCATCCACCCTGAGATCGCACCTCTCCCATCAGAAACAGTGATTCAAAAACTAGCAACTGACTCGTTTCACGGAACAGACCTGCACGAAAAGCTACAAGCGCTCGGAATTAACCACCTTGTTATCACAGGGTGCAAAACCGAGTATTGTATCGACAGCGCCTGCCGCAAAGCGACGACACTCGGCTATGATGTGACGCTCGTCAAAGACGGGCATTCTACATCGGACAATCAGGTACTGTCAGCGGAACAAATCATCGCTCATCACAATACATGCTTGCATGGATTGGGGAATATTGAGCCATTTATTTTGGTACGGGAATCAACCGAGGATATCTTCGCCCCTACCCATGATTCTTACCGATAACGTTTTGCTGAATTTCCCGAAACCGTCTCTTCAGGCGGTTTCTTGTTTTGTCCTGCTTACGATTTGATCTTGCTATAATAGAAGAAACGAATCTGCCTATCGAAGGAGAAACCATGTCGACTAGAGAAGAATACATGGAGCATTCCCGGTGGAAAAGTTGATCCCTATGAACAACTGGAGACGAGTGTCGTCCGCGAAATCAAAGAAGAAGTCAATCTCGATGTCGAGGTAAAGTTTCTGCTGTGCACCGCAGAAACTCCAAAACCGGAACCGTTCATGAAATGCAAAACGGACAGTTGCCCATGGGGTCTGTCCGTTTTTTTAAAAAAGAAGATTACTGCCCTTTTCTGATGATCTCCTGCACTCTCCCTACTTGTCCATCCGTCAAACGGACCTTGATTCCATGCGGATGGGTACTGGAGTTCGTCAGGATATCCTTGACGATTCCACGGGTGCGCTTGCCTGTGCGTTGGTCCTGTTTCAATACAATCTCGACCTCAAGACCCGCTGCGATGTCTTTTCTATTTTTTCCGTTCATTTTTCCCTTCTCCTTTTTTCGTTCTATGTCCCACCTATGATATAATCTACAAACAAATCCATCTCACCGGAGGAATCCATGCTTACTTTTGAAGAAAAACTAGCGATCATTGAATCTTTTCCACAACTGACTCGGAATGACGTCTCCCTGAAACGGGTTAATTTTCATTATGAGGAAAGCCTTCATGAAAAGAAAACGGTTGTCTATCACCTTCATCCGAACGGCAACGGCTTTGTGTTCGTCGGCTTTGTGAAGAGCTATCAAAAGCAAAAAGACGACAAAGGCTTCATCAATATCCGTGATTTCTCGGCGGAAGAACTGCGCACGGTTATCGAAGCGTCGATCCACTCTCTCTCCCAAAAACGTGAGGAAGCGCCTAAAAACACTGCCGCATCAGATCAACTGGAGCAAACATGGGTCGACAAGCAAAACCGCACGCTCTTGCTGCAACAGGAAGACGCGTTGTGGAACGTATACCACGGGATGAACCTGGAAGCTTCCTTTGAATCGTACGTAGAAGCGGAGCAGTATCTGATTGAAGAAGGATTTTCCCTTCAACAATAAGCCCTTCCTCCTCCCTGCTACATGTACCATACCAAATCGTAGACGTTTTGATCAAATGGGCGCAGGTGATCCGACCGCTTGCGCCATCCCAAAACAGGGGGGCGTACGACATGATCAAGTACAGAGATGCACTTCTTACGAATATTCACAAACAGATTGAGACGTGGTATACCCAGAAGTCCCCCGTCTCTCATGAAGAGCTATATCGCTTTCTTCATTCGTTAAAAGGGACATCCGGGACAATTGGCTTGACCGACTTGTCTGATCTGTCTCAGATCCTCCTGGATCGAATGGAAGACATGCCGGCCAAGGATTGGTCGCTCGGTGAATGGCGATTGTTTTTGCACGAGTTGATCAGCTTGTGTTACGAACAACGGCCGGAACAGGAAGTTTTTATTGAGAACCCCACTCTCCAACGGGAATCCCCTTGTGAGCAACAGCCTTTGGTCCTCATCCTGGACGATGACGTCACCCTGCTTATGTATCTAAAGGAATATTTAGAAAACCACAATTGGTCTGTCATCGCAACGGTCTATCCTCATATGGCTCTCGACTATTTTCACGACATGAACCCCGACTGCTTCATTCTGGATTTGAACATCCCGGAAACGGGCGGCTTCCAAGTGATACAGACGATTAGCGAAAAAATAAAGAAGCAATATGTGCCTACGACCATTATCAGCATCGATTGCGGACGGGAGACCCGTCTGAATGCCTATCGTTTGGGCGCAGATGACGTCATGTGCAAACCGCTTGATATGGAAGAGCTGGTTGTACGCCTTGAACGCCAGCTTCGCCGGAAGCGCTGGATGAACAGCATCTTGTTTTTGGACGAGCTAACGGGTGTCAACAATCGCAATTCTTTTGTTGATACATACCAACGGCTTCTTTCTGATGCCCAACGAACCAATACCCCCTTCTCACTGGCATTTTTAGATATCGATTTTTTCAAAGGGGTCAATGATACATACGGTCATCTGATCGGGGACGAGGTGCTGACTCGTTTTGCTGCTTTCATCGGGCAGAGCGCGGAAAAACAGGATGTATTATTCCGGTACGGCGGAGAGGAATTTATCCTGTTGATGCCGCGTACGACTGTACAGACAGGAAAATTACGCCTGGAACAAATGCTCTCTGCATTTTGTTCGCTTACGTTCGATGCTCCTGAAGGAACGTTTTCTTTGAGCTTTTCCGGTGGAATCGTACAAGTAGATGATCCTCATAGACCGCATACGTATTGGGTAGAAGCTGCAGACACTGCTTTGTATGCAGCCAAAAATGCAGGGCGGCGCCGGATTGAAACCGCTCAAATCACAGAGACACATGATACCCCTAAGGTAAAACTGAAGGTCGCGATCATCGATGACGATCCGATGATTCGCGTGATGCTTGCCGATTCCATCCAAACCAGTTTTAACGGTTGGATGCACGTCGACATCCAGACTTTCGAAGAAGGCGCAGCTTTCTTTGGCTCCACCTGGCATCAGGGACAAGAGCCTTATCTGGTCATTTTAGACGGGATGATGCCACAGATGGATGGCCTCGAGGTTCTCCGGAAAATCCGGAATTTGCCGAATGCCAAGAAATATACGGTGATTATGCTAACAGGTCGTACGGAAGAGCAAGACATAGTCCGCGCGCTTCAGCTCGGAGCTGACGACTATATGACCAAGCCATTCCGTACACGCGAACTGGAGGCTCGCATCACGCGACTGGTTAAGCGAATGCTGTAAGGAGGTAGCAAGATGGCAACCATTATGCTGGCCGAAGACGAAGCCGTGTTGCGCATGTTGATTGGCGACACGCTCGAAGACGAGGGACACGAGCTCGATATCGCTTGTGATGGAGAGGAAGCCCTGCAAAAAATCGGTCAAAATGAGTACGACTTGATTATTCTAGATTATATGATGCCAAAGCTGACAGGCTTTGAAGTATTGCAGCAGCTCAAACAGATGGACGATAAAAAGGCAGTCAAGGTCCTGATCCTCTCGGCAAAAAGTCAACATGCCGAACAGGAGAAAATGCGTGAAGCTGGTGCTGATGACTTCATGCCGAAGCCCTTTAGCCCGATGGATCTCGTCCGGAAAGTGGAGGAAATGCTCGCATGACGGGGTTCTGGGCGTTTATCAGAAAAAGCATCACACGTCGCTTCATAGCGATGATGCTTCTTTTTCTGTCACTTCTGATTGCGGGCGCTGGCATCGTTCAAAATTTGAATAGCAACGCATTAACCCATTATCAGACAGAGATATACAATACCAAGGAAAAACAAAATTTGGTCGCAGACATCGCTGAGCACACGAACCAGATCTTTTTTCGCGCAAGGGGTTATTACGCTTTCTTGAGCCCATCTGAGTACAATGAGCTATTTCTTGAGAAAAAGAAGCTGGAACAGGCGTTGGAAAAATTTAAGAAGCTTCCGCTCAATGATGAGGAGCAAACGCTTGTCGCTTCGATCGAATCTTTCTTCACGAACTTTTTTGCCAATGTGTTTCCTACTTTTTCGAGTTATGCAAAGAACGGAGACTTTGAATCCCTGCGAAAAGCTTCGGCCAGTGGCGTGAATCAGGAAGTGAACAACCTGCTTACATACGCCGGGCGGTATCAGGAAGAGCACGATCAGCTTTTATATACGAAAAACCAACTACTGTTCGAAGAGATGTCACAGATAAGCACCTGGTTTCTCGTGTACTCTCTGATGGTGCTGGTGATCATGGTAATAGTCACCATTCAAACTACGCGGGATATCGGCAGGCCGTTGGTTCGTCTATCCCAAAATGCTGAACAGTTTGCTAATGGCCGTACACCTCTTTTGCAGGATTTGAACAGGATTGACGAAATCGGTAGGCTCTCCCGCTCCCTCGACTATTTGATCAGGCAAATTCAAGCCAAAGAAGAAGTGCTCATGGCGCAAAACGAAGAGCTGCAAGCCCAGCAGGATGAACTGATGATGCAGCAAGAAGAGTTACAAGAAGCATTGGGCAAGATGGAGGAAAACGAACGGTATTTGGAAAAGAAAAACCGTTTCATCCTCTCTTTGTCGAATACGTTGGATAAAAGCGAGCTATTGTCCAGTATCATTCGCAATATAACTGAAGTCATGGATGCCGATAAAGGTGTTATCGTCATGTTGAACACTGACAGGGACGCAGCTAGCTTTGGTGTTTCGCAGAACGGTTTGGAGCAATTGCGCAAAGGATTGGATGATGGTCCCTTCGTGCGAATCAGGGAAACGGGCCTGCCATATGTCCTGATGCGTGAAAGCACTGACGCTGAGCGCGGCTACACAGAGGAAAAGTCACAAACATTTGAGCTTTACCTCCCAGTGCTAGATGCTCAGCAGACAATTGTTGCCTGTATCATCTGCTCCCGTATCGGTCGAAAATTCACGAATCAGGAGCTACGAGTCATCATCGGCATCGCTAAGCAGATTTCCTTGGCACTCGACAAGCTCGAGATGTATGAGGAGACAGAGCGACAGCGTAAAATGACGCAGGATATGCTCGATTCTGTTCAAGAAGGCATTCAGCTTATAGATTTGAGTGGAGAAACACTTCAGGTGAACTGGAATTTTTGTGAGCTCTTGTGTTACGACCATCAGCTCGCTTCGCAAGGATTTGACTTGGAACAGTTCCTTTCCCATCTACAGAGTCGAACCTCTGAGCCTGATCGGCTGATTCAGTATGTCAGATCTGTTGTTTTAGACGAAGGTGCCATTCCTTCAGGCAGTATTGTGTTTGAGATGACTGGACCGCAAATACGCTATATTCAGCTCTATGCAGAGCCATTGTACCGGAACCAAGAGAAATGGAGTACCTTGCTCGTTTACCGTGACTTCACCAAGGAATACGAGATCGACCAAATGAAATCGGAATTCGTCAGTACGGTCAGCCATGAGCTGCGTACTCCTCTCGCCAGCGTACTTGGTTTTGCGGAGCTGCTGTTAACGAAAAAGCTCAAGCCCGAACGTCAACAGCGGTACATAGCGACCATTTATCAAGAAGCTACTCGCCTGACTGCACTAATCAACGATTTCTTGGATTTGCAACGCATGGAATCCGGCAGACAGACTTATGAGCTAGAGAATGTTGCCATTGATCAAGTGATTCGGGATATTTTCGAACTTCATCGAGTACAGTCCCCTCTCCATCGGTTTGAACTCGATTTGCAAACGGAGAAAACCGTTGTTTCTGGAGACCAAGCCAAGTTGCATCAAGTATTTTTGAATCTGATCAGTAATGCCGTCAAATACTCCCCGCATGGTGGTCATGTCCGGGTGGGTTGTCGACAAGATGGCAATCGCTTGCTCGTGGAGGTCCAGGATGAAGGGCTAGGCATTCCTTCCGAAGCCATCCCTCACCTGTTTACCAAATTTTATCGCGTAGATAACTCGGATCGTCGCGAGATCGGCGGTACAGGATTGGGTCTTGCCATTGTTCAGGAAATTGTCCATATGCATCATGGAGAAGTTTCCGTTATTTCCGAATCGGGCAAGGGTAGTACATTTACGGTTACTCTTCCACTGGCTGAGCACGATTTGTCCCCTGGCTATCCAGCGGGAAGTGAGGAAGCTATTTCTCCAACTGGTCAATGCAAAGGAAACGTTGTGATCGTCGAGGACGATTTGAACTTAACCGAGCTACTGCGTCATGAGTTAACATGCTCTGGATTCAGCGTCAATTCCTTCTCTACGGCGTATGAGGCAGTAGCAGCAATCGAGGAGCTGCGACCGGATGCTGTCGTGCTTGACCTTAACTTGAAGGACGGCGAAAGTGGTTGGAAGGTCATTGAGGAGATACGCAACAACCCGGATTTACGAACTATTCCGATAGTGATCTCCAGTGCTTTTGAGGAAAAGAAAAAGGCATTTGATCTGGGGGCAACCGGCTATTTGATCAAGCCTTATCATCCAGATACCTTGTCAAAAGCGATTTTGCTGGCCATCACGAATCATGAAGCAACGGGACAGATCTTCATTCCCGACGAACAGTAAAGATGGAATGGACAAAAGAGGCTGCGTCGATGAAAGCGCGGCCTCTTTTTTTACCTACTACCAAAGAAAATCTTGGTATATTCATGAGCTTTCCATCACACATTAATAGAGGTTACTTTGTGCACTTTTGCCCTGCAAAGGAGGAGTTCATGTGTATTTCTCAAAAAAAGCAGTCGTTCCAATCGAAGAAGAGGAAACAGATGTATGGACGTGCAGTAACGAGGGCTGTACGTGCTGGATGAGAGATAACTTTTCCTTTGATAAGAGCCCGAGCTGCCCTTTTTGCCATGCCCGAATGGTAAAAGACACGCGCATGCTACCGGTCATAACCAATCACAGCAACAAACGTAACTCTTGAGTCCTTCTTTTCTTTTTTCTTGCGAGTATTCTTCCTCTTCTCTACAATAGGCTCATGACGTACGAATGTTAGAGGAGTATGCCCATGAACCAAAAAGAGATGGAAGATCAAGTGATTCAAGCCTACCAGCGCGATGAAGGCATGATGATTCTCGTTTTTGCCCAATGGTGTGTGAATCACGGTCTCGATGCACGCGAATTATACCGCCGCGCTTATCCCGCTCAAGGGGAAAATACGTTACTCGCTCAAATGCTGGACAATACCGTTCCCAAAGAAGAAGCTGAGGACATTCCTGATGCGACTCTCCTCGGCGTATTGTCACTGTTTGGCAATGACGATTTGGCGTTTGTGGTCAGTGAGACCATCGATGAAAAGAACAAGAATCCGAAATAATGTATGAAAGCCATTCTCGTGCGAAAGCTACACGCGCGGGTGTGGCTTTCTTTCTTTTTAATTTTTTCCGGAATCCCCCTCTCCTGTCCAAATACGAATCAAAGAAAACTTTAATATCATAAAACCATTCACAGTTTATTGTTTGAGCGACAACGTCAGCCGACAAACGATGAAATGGAGAATATCGAAATGTATACAGATTCAAAAATCTTGAAATCTCTGTTTTACATCCAGCTCTTCTCAAGTTTTCTCGTTGTAGTCGGTCATTTCACGGCTTCTGCACTTTCGTTTACAGATCCGTTCTGGATCGTGGCCCTCAATCAGATCAGTCGTTATGGCACTGTCCTGTTGACGATCGCCACCGGTTATTTGACTGCTTATTCTTTTGAAGCCAAGAGCCCTTCTGCTCGCGAGTTTTTTTCAGGGAAGCTTCTGTATATTTTTGTCCCTTATTTAGTATCTGGTGTCCTGTACCATTACTTGTTGAAAAAAGGGATGCCTCATACTGCCCAAGACTTTACGAACATTGTTTTAGGCAAAACGGGTGACCATCTGTACTTTGTGTTTATGATTTGTCAGTATTACGTTTTTGCCTATCTGTTTCGTCGTGTGATCACAAAGCGCAATATTTTGGTTGTCATTTGGATTCTGCTCGGTATTCAGTACATCTACATCAACTTCATCCATCAGGGCTGGTTCGGGCTCACCACGCGTCATATGCTTCCGAGCTGGATTTTTACCCTATACATGGGGCACGTGTTGTATTGGTACCGTGAATCGATCCTTTCCTTTTTGCGAAACAACCGCTCAATCCTGACGCTGATGACGGGTGTTTCCACTGCGGCTGCGCTGTTTTTTGTTATCTCAAACAAGCTGTATGTGGCTGTGCATTTGACTTTTGTCTTCGCCACGCTTTTGTCGTTTCTCGTGCTCATGGTCTTCTTTTTGGAACGCGTCGATCGTTTGCACATCAAGTTTCGAAAAGGGCTGACGTATTTTATTTTCTTGTTTCACTCTGCTTTTTTGATCATGTTCAAAGATTATTTGTTTGCGAAATACGGCGAGGTCGCTTGGCTGTTTGAAAACACGTTGTACTCGCTGCTGTACTTACTCCTGATTATCGGGTGTAGTTGTCTGATGGCGCTTATGCTGGTCTGGATGGTAAACAAACTGGAGCGTATCTCCAAAACCATACGACAAACACGTAGGCCGCTTCACGCTAACAAATAAACAGTCACGTCTTTTTTCACAAAAAAATGACCTATTCATGCTGCACGTCTGTTCTCGAGCGTGCCTTCAGGAATAGGTCGTTTTTTTTTACCGCTAGATATGATGGCTCATCGACATCGAGCCAGTTGTACACGTGTCGCAGGGCTTGAATTGCATGGAAAACTTCGTTTGCAGATCAGTAGATTCGCACGTAATCGTTCCTCCATGCCGCTCAATGATTTCTTTGCAAACGTATAAGCCAATTCCAGTACCGAGCTCCTTCGTCGTGAAAAACGGCTCAAAAATAACCGAGAGCAGGTCAGGTGGTATTGGCGATCCATTGTTGGAAACGGTAATCAAGGAGCTGTCGAGCTTTTGGGACACCTCGATGACGATCTCCTTATCGCCTGTTTTTTTATGTAACGCATCCAGCGCATTGGAAATGATATTGATAAACACCTGCTTCATCTCATCCTTGTAGCCTTTTAGTTGGAAGGTAGGATCGATACTGCATTGGATATCCACATTCACGTCAACGATATTCGGATAGAGGAAGGAAAGAATCTCATCAAACAACTCCCAAACGCTAAAAACCTCCATTTGCTTATAGACCGCTCCCTTTTTCGAGACCAGCAAAAACTGTGAAACCCGGTAATTCAATTGCCGTAGCTCATTTTCAATAATCTCTACGTAAGGGAGGTTCGGGTAATCTTCTTTTAATAAACGCGAGAATCCCATAATGGAAGTAAGTGGATTCCGGAATTCATGGACGAAGCTGGATGCCATCTGCCCTAGAATCGTGAGCCTGTCTTTGTGAGAACGCTCGATAAATAGCTTTTTCTCTTCCAAATCGTTGTCTTTGAGGTCGGTGTATTTGAAAACAGCATGTACCAAAAAGACATCAAAGCATTCGTTTATTTTCAATAGGGCAGGCATTAAAGTGGCAGGCGTAAACGGACCTTTTTGGAGAAGATCGATAACCAATTCCCGGCCCATGCACACGTTGGAAACAAAATCGCCAATGTTGGTCTCTGCCCGGTTTCGTTCATATGCGACCTTGTAAGCCAATTCTTTAATATCCTCAAGAGTGATTTCCGAACGAAAATATTCAATAACCATACGATACAGTGCTTGGCCATTCAGATGGATCAACCCCTTGTATTGATCACTGTCCGAAACGGCAATTCGTCGCTTGAATTCTTTTACGATCGCTGCCTCGTGCTCGTCCAAATATACTGCCAAGTCATCCATCGGCATCTATCCCCACTCCGAATTATAGGCAAACTCACCTTCCAGCCCATTATACTATCATTATCATTAATTAACTAAATATTTTTACTACTTTAACAAAAAAGAATAGTAAGGGGAAAGGAGCTACTTGTCAAAACCACTCGTCCTCCTGTCGTCAACAATACAATCCCCCTTGGAAACTGACCCATTATCTGGTATATTGGTGTCACGTCTATTTGGATGGAAAGGTACGGTAACTACGTATGCCAACAACTACTTTGTAATGGCCTAAAAAACTGGATAGCTTGCCCTTCGGAAAACAACCGGTTTTTCGCACAGGTGCAGTCTGCCCTTTTTTCCCATTACAAAGGAACGTAACGAAATCTGTAGGTGTATATCCTAACGGAGGTTCGCTATGGGGAATCTCCGTTTTTTTGTGTTCAAAAACAGGCCTGCCCTACAGGACATCCAAATAGCAGGTGCGTTCCTTTCACTTTTTATACGAGGTGAAGGACCATGCATACCATCGAGCATACGTGGGTATTACGTGAAAATCATGAAAATCAGCCAGTACGGCGATATTGCAGCAATTGCGGGCGAACCGTTCTCTTTTTCGATACCAACATCCGCCGCCACAACGCTAACGGCAAAAACATCTATCGCTTCGCTATCTATAAATGCGAAAAAAATCATACATGGAACGAAAAGCTGGCCATCTACAAAGCCTTTACAGATCATCGGGAGGTGCCAGATACGGAGTTTGGTGAAGAGATCGCGCCGCTCCCTATTCTCCCTTTGCTTGAATACCAGGAAAAGGGCGTTCAGGAAGTGACGATTCGTATAGAGAGTACAGAGGCCCGCTTCCGCCTCGACAAGCTGCTGTCCGAACAGATAGAAGGCTGGAGCCGCAGCCAGATTGCCCGCAAGATCAAGGACGGGCAAATTCTCCTAAATGAGCAGGAGACGAAGCCAAGTGTTGTCTTGAGTGCAGCGGATATCATCCAGATTCGGATTGGGTAAAAGTATGTATGGGAAAAGTCGCAGACGGAATCTGCGGCTTTTCTTTTATTTCTTCAATACGACTGCTTTTCGCGGCTCGTCCCACTCCACTTGCAAACCAAGTAAGGCGGCAAGCTCTCTTGTTTTCGCAAAAGCAGTTCCCTGGTCGTTTACATAGGAGACTTCCTGTCCGTTCACGGTCACTTTTTGCGTGGAAGGCTCCCATTCCACTGCTCCACCAACTGCCTCGGCAATCATACGAATGGGTACATAGGATACATCATCGATTAGTTTGCCTGTAGAAGTAAGTGTCAGTTCAACGTCGCACTTATCCACATCAGGCTGTGGTTTTTGTGGATAAGCTGTGAGAAACCTGTGGACATCCTGTTGAAACTTTGTCCATGCGTCCTTCGCTGGCATTCCTGTATAGGTTTGTGCGGTCGTATTGACGACAAAAAAGGCTGGGCAGTTTTTTCCCGTAATGTCGTAATGACGCCACAGGTGCTCGACTCCCCAGCCATGTCGCTTCAAGATATCCGCGGTCAGCGCCACTGTTTGCTCGTACATTTTCGCAAAGCTTCCATCTGCATTGACGCACATTTCAATCCCAATCGTGCAGTTATTCGGATAGTTGCTCAATTTGTTCAAGGCGGCCTGTGAATAAGTCTGCGCCCCGACGTGGTAGCCCATCTCGTCCTCCGGCAGGCAGCGAATGATTTGCTTGTCGTCCACGATGTAGTGTGCGCTCGCTACTGTCGTTGGTTTGTTGAAGTAGTTTCGGTTTGCGGTGGCATTCGCCCCGCTGCGTTCGTTGGCCGTCCAGTGGATGACGACTCCTTTTGGGACGATCTTCTTTTTGGGACGGGAATTTACGTTGGTCAGAAGCATCTCGGTGATATTCATTGTTTACT
The window above is part of the Brevibacillus brevis NBRC 100599 genome. Proteins encoded here:
- a CDS encoding response regulator, coding for MIKYRDALLTNIHKQIETWYTQKSPVSHEELYRFLHSLKGTSGTIGLTDLSDLSQILLDRMEDMPAKDWSLGEWRLFLHELISLCYEQRPEQEVFIENPTLQRESPCEQQPLVLILDDDVTLLMYLKEYLENHNWSVIATVYPHMALDYFHDMNPDCFILDLNIPETGGFQVIQTISEKIKKQYVPTTIISIDCGRETRLNAYRLGADDVMCKPLDMEELVVRLERQLRRKRWMNSILFLDELTGVNNRNSFVDTYQRLLSDAQRTNTPFSLAFLDIDFFKGVNDTYGHLIGDEVLTRFAAFIGQSAEKQDVLFRYGGEEFILLMPRTTVQTGKLRLEQMLSAFCSLTFDAPEGTFSLSFSGGIVQVDDPHRPHTYWVEAADTALYAAKNAGRRRIETAQITETHDTPKVKLKVAIIDDDPMIRVMLADSIQTSFNGWMHVDIQTFEEGAAFFGSTWHQGQEPYLVILDGMMPQMDGLEVLRKIRNLPNAKKYTVIMLTGRTEEQDIVRALQLGADDYMTKPFRTRELEARITRLVKRML
- a CDS encoding ATP-binding protein; translation: MTGFWAFIRKSITRRFIAMMLLFLSLLIAGAGIVQNLNSNALTHYQTEIYNTKEKQNLVADIAEHTNQIFFRARGYYAFLSPSEYNELFLEKKKLEQALEKFKKLPLNDEEQTLVASIESFFTNFFANVFPTFSSYAKNGDFESLRKASASGVNQEVNNLLTYAGRYQEEHDQLLYTKNQLLFEEMSQISTWFLVYSLMVLVIMVIVTIQTTRDIGRPLVRLSQNAEQFANGRTPLLQDLNRIDEIGRLSRSLDYLIRQIQAKEEVLMAQNEELQAQQDELMMQQEELQEALGKMEENERYLEKKNRFILSLSNTLDKSELLSSIIRNITEVMDADKGVIVMLNTDRDAASFGVSQNGLEQLRKGLDDGPFVRIRETGLPYVLMRESTDAERGYTEEKSQTFELYLPVLDAQQTIVACIICSRIGRKFTNQELRVIIGIAKQISLALDKLEMYEETERQRKMTQDMLDSVQEGIQLIDLSGETLQVNWNFCELLCYDHQLASQGFDLEQFLSHLQSRTSEPDRLIQYVRSVVLDEGAIPSGSIVFEMTGPQIRYIQLYAEPLYRNQEKWSTLLVYRDFTKEYEIDQMKSEFVSTVSHELRTPLASVLGFAELLLTKKLKPERQQRYIATIYQEATRLTALINDFLDLQRMESGRQTYELENVAIDQVIRDIFELHRVQSPLHRFELDLQTEKTVVSGDQAKLHQVFLNLISNAVKYSPHGGHVRVGCRQDGNRLLVEVQDEGLGIPSEAIPHLFTKFYRVDNSDRREIGGTGLGLAIVQEIVHMHHGEVSVISESGKGSTFTVTLPLAEHDLSPGYPAGSEEAISPTGQCKGNVVIVEDDLNLTELLRHELTCSGFSVNSFSTAYEAVAAIEELRPDAVVLDLNLKDGESGWKVIEEIRNNPDLRTIPIVISSAFEEKKKAFDLGATGYLIKPYHPDTLSKAILLAITNHEATGQIFIPDEQ
- a CDS encoding cysteine hydrolase family protein — its product is MIRKTALLIIDAQVGIIEGQLGPVFQPSTLVQTLKKVREDAYSKGIPVLYVQDADVGEVGSDDFAIHPEIAPLPSETVIQKLATDSFHGTDLHEKLQALGINHLVITGCKTEYCIDSACRKATTLGYDVTLVKDGHSTSDNQVLSAEQIIAHHNTCLHGLGNIEPFILVRESTEDIFAPTHDSYR
- a CDS encoding GbsR/MarR family transcriptional regulator, whose protein sequence is MDTNQEKILEKAQERVIETLARNMDLYGITMSTGLLYGTLLFQDKSMTLDEMGEALGMSKTSMSTGVRTLMDLNMVEKIWKKGTRKDHYEVNLDWYQNFIDLFSVKWRHACEHNAHALKKSLLELRALQQSEELSEEVSERVDLSIKRIENGLEYYLWLSRLIDSFESHDIFQFVPKKENES
- a CDS encoding YwbE family protein, giving the protein MNGKNRKDIAAGLEVEIVLKQDQRTGKRTRGIVKDILTNSSTHPHGIKVRLTDGQVGRVQEIIRKGQ
- a CDS encoding NUDIX domain-containing protein; this translates as MCLSKEKPCRLEKNTWSIPGGKVDPYEQLETSVVREIKEEVNLDVEVKFLLCTAETPKPEPFMKCKTDSCPWGLSVFLKKKITALF
- a CDS encoding cold-shock protein gives rise to the protein MYFSKKAVVPIEEEETDVWTCSNEGCTCWMRDNFSFDKSPSCPFCHARMVKDTRMLPVITNHSNKRNS
- a CDS encoding response regulator transcription factor — its product is MATIMLAEDEAVLRMLIGDTLEDEGHELDIACDGEEALQKIGQNEYDLIILDYMMPKLTGFEVLQQLKQMDDKKAVKVLILSAKSQHAEQEKMREAGADDFMPKPFSPMDLVRKVEEMLA